The Methanobrevibacter sp. genomic interval CCATGTACAACAAACATTCTTGCTTCTTTAGGAGTACGAGCTAAACCTTTTTTGTAAACAATAGTTTGTAATCTTCTTCTTAAGATATCTTCAACATTTAAATCTAAGATATCTTCAAGAGCAGCACCTTCAGGCAAAACACCGGTTCTAGCTAAGTGTCCTAATAATTCTAATTTTTCTTTTACCATTTGATCAGTACCGAAACCAAGTAAGTATCTTGCTTCCCTACTGTATCTTCTGACTAAAG includes:
- a CDS encoding 30S ribosomal protein S4, producing the protein LVRRYSREARYLLGFGTDQMVKEKLELLGHLARTGVLPEGAALEDILDLNVEDILRRRLQTIVYKKGLARTPKEARMFVVHGHIALNGKKINSPSYVVLDGQEDAIGFYRSSPVAKQIEEYNKGKDNKANTEE